caataccaGCCAAGTCTGAGGTAGAAAGTCCAACTCCAATCAAAATTACTTGAGAATCAACTCCGTGTTCAGCTTGTGACAACAAGTCACTAGCCACGAAGTCAGGATCAGCATTACTGTCGGCAATCACCAACACTTCGGAAGGTCCAGCAGGCATATCAATAGAACACAACGCTTGAGTATCGTTTTGCACGTacatttttgcagccgtGACAAACTGGTTACCTGGTCCCAAGATCTTATCACACTTCACCACAGAATCAGTACCATAAGCCATAGCAGTAACAGCCTGAGCACCACCGGCCATTAAGATACTACTAGCTCCCAACTTGTGAGCCACATAAACCACTTCTGGGGTTAATTTTCCAGTAGCACGAGCTGGAGGAGACGCAATCACAATGTTTTTGCACCCAGCTACCTTGGCTGGAACCCCCAACATCATGGCAGTGGAAGGCAACACTGCAGTACCACCAGGAACATATAAACCGACGTTTTCAATTGGTTTGGCGAATCTTGAGCAAACGACACCAGGAGCTGTTTCCACACTCATGACCTCTTCCTTTGGTAATTGAGCGGCGTGGAAAGTTTCGATGTTCTTCATGGATAAGTCGATGGCTTCCTTCATGTCTTCAGAAATTTGCATCAATTCGGGTGGGAAAGGAGCATTCAACACAGGTGATTCCAATTGAACACCATCGAATTTAGCAGTCAATTCAAGCAAGGCCTTGTCACCATTCTCCTGGACGTTTTTAATTATAGGAAGAACGAGTTTCATGATATCTGAAGTCTTCTGGTTGGGTCTGGTTAAGGCTTGTTGAATTAAATCTGGGGATGTGGTGGCTGCCGTAATAGTAGTCAATTTGTAAGAAAGTTCTTGCTTGGGTTCCTCTTTGGGTtctggtttcttcaagtaggCGGCCTTAGCATCACCTTTACGTCTAGTAACTTTGAGATCCTTGatatccaagttcttctcgATATCAGATAATCTCACGCCGTTCTTCACACACCACACCATTACAAAGTAGATCAAGTCGGCCGCTTCCCAGGCAATCTCTTGCTTGTCGTTGGCCTTTCCAgcttcaatcaactcatccaattcttctttcaacttggcaaCCAACAACTCCTCATCGTTGAACAATCTCTTGGTGTAGGAGCCTTCGGGAGCAGCTTCTTTTCTCTTGACCAAAGTGTGGTCTAATCTGCCCAAGCCTTTCCCAGTGGATTCGCTGTATAAGCTGCCGTCGTTAAAGCAAGTATAGTTCTTGTCTTTGTGGCAGAAGCCGAATCCATCTCTCTGTTCAACCACAAATTTGACCACATCTGAATCACAGTCTTTACTGATAGAAATTACTCTTTGAGTAGCACCACTGGTCTTTCCTTTATACCATAATTCTTCCCGGCGTTTACGAGATTGGTAGACGCCTTCTCCCGTGGCAATGGACTCGAGAATCGATGCTTCGGAAGAGTAGACCACTCCTAACGCAGTGTAGGATGGAGCACCCGAAGTGATTAAAGTTGTGAAGAGCCCATCGGGCCTGTCAGTAGTTAAGGTGCTGGTGAGCAAGCGTCCCACAGAAATATTGCTGGTATCAgacttcttggtcaactttTTTGTTGAAATGATGGGAATATAGTCTGCTTGAGCCAATTTAATAGCAGACGCCTCGTCAACAACGCCATCAAAATAGACACTTCTGTTGTCATCTTGGTTGACTgccttcaagttggccacTTTGGaagacaccaccaaagaagcatCCAAATCAGTGAACTTTTCAGGTTCTTGGGTCTTGATACCAAATCTATAACTAGGTAAACCCGAGGTCTTGATGAGCTCTTCCACTTGTGAGTCactgatgaagatggtTTGCACTCCACTATTCAAAACTTCCACAGCTTGGTCAACAGAAATAAGAGCATCACTGGCGTCCACCAAAACATCTACTTGGGTAGGAAAAGTCGATAACAAGAACTTCGACACTTGAAGACCTTCAAAAGGTACTAACACTTTCCCGACAAATGCATAGTCATTTATGTCGGTGCTGGTGGTTGAATCCACCTTTGGCAACACAGGAAACGTCATGTTCAGCGATAACTCAGGAGTTTTACTGTTATCAAAGATTATcagttgaaaatttttgaGATTGAGAACCTCAGTTGAATGAGAGTCAATTAAATAATATATAATATTGAGTCATCGCAGCGGCCGCAAAATCACCTCACACATGATACGATGAATTACCAACCCATTTGACAGCTAAAGCCTAGGATATGGCTTtccatcatcttcaccatcatcctcatcctcatcactgtcgtcgtcgtcgtcaCCGCCGAGTGTATCGTATACAGCCATCTCCATCTTACAGTAACCTAAGAAAGAATGTGGGTCTGCCATGGGCAAAATCTGGGACCCCCAGAAGCCTCCAATCTTGTTCACGTGATCCACCCAGTAGTAGAGATTAGCCAAGCCGCTCCAATAGACCGACCCAACTGGTCTGCCAGTTGcaggttcttcttcagtaaCGGCCATTCCCGCTAAGGTAAACCCATCTTTCAAATCTGGAAAATCTGGAATATCGAACTTGATGACCTGATTGGCAGGAAGATGATTCTTTACCGCATAGACTGCTAAATCTTCTTGTAAAAGCCGCTTCCCAGCGTCGGGAGAATATCCAAAGTTGATCCAAAGTCTGATAAATTTCAAATAGTCCTCAACATTGCCAAAACACCCTTGGCCTCCCATATCAATCACAGGATCTAATTGAGTTCCTTTGGGATACAAGCGGATCTTGCCATTTCTTCCTCTCAAATGGGTTCTGATCAAGTGTTGGGTATTTTTTACATGGAAAGTACATGAGCTCATTCCCACTGGGTCAAATAGAACCTCCTTCAAGTATTGTCCCAAGGTCTTACCAGTGATACTTTCAATCACCAACCCAACCCAGTCCATGCTGTGGCCGTACAGAAACTCCTGGCCAGGCTCTCCAATCAAAGGGGTCTTGTCGGTTTTAAAAAGATCTCTTGTGGGAGTCCCCGAGCTTATGTGAGGGTTTCTTAGAGATCCCAAAAGCGAATACTCTTTACTCAAAAATGGGTACGACATACCAGCAGTCATGGTAAGGAGATGTTTGATGGTTACGGCCGTACTGGGTTTGCGAGGAGGTTTAGTGAAATGACCTGTGTTGGGATCAACTGTTCCCTTATCCACAATGTAAAGCTCATCGATATCAGGAACATATTTTCGaacttcatcatcaagcaGGAGCTTTTTCTGTTCGTAGAGCTTCAAGAGCCCAAAGGCAGTCAAGGCTTTAGTACACGAGAAGTAGCAAAACACTGTATCCTTGGTGACGGGAGTATTTGATTCCAAATCCAATACTCCATTGTAGTTAAAGTAAAGCGTTTCATTGGCATCAGTAACTCCCAAAACCACACCAGGTACTTTGGGTTGTTTTTCTGGCGATTTCAGTTCAGTTACATTGACAAGCAACTTGTCGAGCTTCTTGGCTATAGACCGAATTTGTTCAGTTGTCACcatttttgttgttggtattgagACAAAAGTTCCCCAGATTCTCAAGAATGTGAAAATTGCAAAAATTGAATTTTGTTGGACACCAGATGCAGAACAGAAAAAACAACCTTTAAACACTAAGTAAATGTTTGGAGTATCATCTAATAAATATAGACTCTATACCTCCGAATCAGATGTCTATTGTTCTCAGCTTAAAACATTTAATAATCCGGTGAAAATATGAATAGATTTAATCATACTTGTGGTTTAGTGGTGTAGCGGCTATCACGTTTCGTTTACAAGTGTCTTAGATGCAGTAAGTTCCGAAAAGGCCCCGAGTTCGATCCTCGGCTAGATCaaggttttttttttgaacaCTTTTCCTCATTGTTTTCGCATCCATTATAGAGGTGTTTGCTTAATACAAGCGTTTATCACAACTAATCTAAAGAGACCAATACCATATCAAAGCTTCGTTCCGGTCACAAACGCAGCTCCTTGTTCAATCGACTTCTTTAAACCTGGCAAGGCCTTAGATATCAACTGTTTTTCAGCATCACTGATGGTGAACTCCTCAAACGGATTCACAAGCGATTCCACCGCTCCGTTTCTCAATGCAACCGGCACAGCAAAATAGTCAATTCCATCTAAGTACTTCTTGCTTAATTTTTCACCCTTCTCGAAACCAGGCAAATAAATGTATGCCGAGTCATTAATATAGTAGGAGTTGAAAGTACTAGAAAAGTATGACTGCAAGATATTCTCGGCAAATCTGTAGCCAGCATATGCCATGGACAAGGTGGCAGAGCCAGCCCCGTTCTTGGCCTTTACCACTTCATCTCCTCCAAATTGCACCCGgttgatgaaattgtcGTAGTCTGAGGTCAGGATCTTCTGCACCTTTTGCGAGATGGAGGTGGTGATGTTCACCAATGGGATGATGGTGTCACCCGAATGGCCACCAATGACGGAAATACGACCTTTGACTTCAGGGGCAGGCTCTCCCACCAAATCTCCCAAAAATGTCTCTGCTCTCACCGAGTCCAAGGTAGTAACACCAAACAATTTACTGGGGTTGAATACgcccaacttcttcaatactTCAGCAGCAATAGGCACGGTAGAGTTAACGGGGTTCGAAATGATCAATATAGATGCGTCGGGGCACGTGAGGCCGATgttcttgaccaagtctCTGATGATCGAGGCGTTaatgttgaacaagtcagCACGTGTCATACCTGGCTTTCTGGGGACACCCGCAGGGATTACCACGAGATCAGATCTCTCCAATGCCGCGCGTACAGCCAGCTGGTCGGCCTTGTCTTTTGGCTGGTGTCCAGTGACTTTTGCTGGGGTGTTGATGTGGTTCAAGTCAGCAGCCACTCCATGAACGTTGACAATGTCGAAAAGAGCCAACTCATCGACGTGGGGGTTGAGTTTCAATAAGAGGGAAAGCGGCTGACCGATTCCACCGGCGGCTCCACAAACAGTAACTTTCATATTGGTGGTAGTTTTCAATTTGCACCAAGGGAGAAAATGCCGGTATTTATATGCGACTCACATGATTTTGCGACCGCGGGTTTTTTGTGGAGAAGGTTGGTGCACGAGCATGCGTTTATGAGATGAATATCAAAGTCATGGGGGACAGCCGGGGACCGTGGGCAGGATTTAGCGAGATTGCATTGAGAAGGGTGAGGAAGTCGATGTACCAAAGAAGGGTcaaaaagaaaaatgaCTGAAAACAGTCTACAAATGCATCCGTCGTACCGGTGGCTGCTGCACATACGTCACAGAATGCACCTACACCTTACAAATTTGAAGGCATGAATACCACAGAAGGCTTGGATGCAACAGGGGATCAACAGTTCTTTGGAGCCACTTTTGACGTATTTGAAGGTGGATCTGAACCAACCTGCATTTTTAGTTGCCCAACCTGTACTTCCCCTGCCCAACCTGCAATACCTCACCCGTCTTCCCTATCGCGCGCTTGCCTTCCAAAACTCTCACAAACTAACTGCTTTTAACTATGGGAATCCTCGAGTTACTCTTCGGCCTTTGGCTAGCGACGACTGTCATGGCATTCGCCTGCGACGCCGAAAAGATTGCGAAGTATGATTTCCAGTCCATCAAGGGTGTGTACTCGGCGGTCCAGTCCAAGAAAACACCTCCTAGTGTCTCAGAGACTACCTGGTCTTTAGGAATCTGTGATCGCATTAGTGACATTCCTGAGTGCAAAGATTCAGAGTTGTGTGGAACTACACGTGTCACTTTGGATGGAGAAACTTTTGTCACCCAAGTAATCAAGGTCCATGATGTTGCTGCTCAGTTTTTGCCTATCTTGAAATCCAAATCCCAAAGCGGCATTGCAGACAAAGATAACGGTGGAGTTCGAGCAGAatacaacaacatcaaatGGGGCGACCAGAGGGTAAAGGTAAGTGCCTCGTTTATGTGTCCCGGCATTGATTACGTGGGAGACTTAGATAGTTTGAGCTTATCTCTGTTTTCTAATACCGAGGTGAAGTTAGAGATGTACACTAAAGCAGCCTGTGCCAACAAGCAGCCACACAAGCACAAGGCCGATGATGGCGAGAGCTGGGGTTGGTTCACGTGGATATTCATCTTTTTCGTGTTGTTTTTAAGTATCTACATCATTGGCGGGGCATGGTTCCAGTACAATAAGGGCAATTCAATTGATTTCCAAACTGCTTTGAAAGAAGTGGTGGAGAACTTTGTGGATGTCATCAAGGGGTTACCGATATTCGTCAAGGAGATAATCGAAAAGTTCACCGGGAACGCTAATAGAGGTGAATATAGTGCTGTATaggaattgaacaaaaccAATTTAGTCTGACTCTTTTCGCGATGTTGAAGTTCGACCCAAATCAAATTTTGTTTCAGGTACAATGTTCATTACGGATAAAGTAGCCAACATCGACCAGGGTAAATTCGTGTCTTTTGAATTCTTCCCTCCCAAGACCGATGCTGGGTTTCGTAACTTATTGGCACGGTTGTCGCGGATGAAGGCATTAAACCCGCTTTTCATCACTATTACCTGGGGTGCCGGTGGATCTACCTCAGAAAAATCATTGGAACTTGCCGCCATTTGCCAGAAGCAGTTGGGAATCACCACTGTCTTACATCTCACATGtaccaacaccaataaGGAGATCATTGATGCGGCGTTGGTGCAGGCCAAAAAAAATGGTATTAGAAACATTTTGGCATTGAGAGGTGATGTTCCAAGAACAGAAGAATACTGGACTCCAAATTGTGACTTTTTGTCTGCCACCgacttggtcaaatatATAAGATCCCAACACGGTAAAGAGTTCTGTGTGGGGGTAGCAGGGTATCCAGAAGGTCATGTGGATGGATCCGATTATACCAACCAGAACCCAGAAAAAGATATACCTTACTTGATCGAGAAAGTTCAGGCCGGTGCTGATTATATCATTACCCAGTTGTTTTACGACGTTGACAAGTTTGTCAAGTACCACCAATTACTTAAATCGTatgatgagttgaaggacttgTTAGTTATTCCTGGTTTGTTGCCTATTAACACATTTAACAGTTTCAAGAAAGCTACTAAGTTATCACATGCCACCATTCCTCAGTCAATCTTGGACAGGGTTCTGCGCCATAAACTTAACGATGATGAGGTAAAGGCCGTGGGGATCAAGATTTTAAATGAGATCATTGCTGAAGTCAGTGAGAAAACCGATATCAAAGGATTTCACTTCTacaccttgaacttggaaaaagcCGCTGCATCAATCATAGAGACATCTTCTGTCTTACAGGACGGCTTAAAAGTCAGGGATGATATAGCTGAATCGGACGAAGAGATTGAAATCGAAATACCTCAAAAGTCATTTAAGAGAAGACAATCATCGGTATCTTCCGGAGTGGACCCTAAACCTcacttcaagtctttgataGCAATCAGTAAAGGGAAGGGACAAATGGGTAAAGATGCCAACTGGGATGATTTCCCCAACGGTCGGTTTGGGGATTCGAATTCCCCAGCCTACGGAGAAATTGACGGATACGGACCTAACTTGAAGGTAGAATCGCTGGAAAAAGCGGTAGAGCTTTGGACTACACCTGAAAGCACTCTTGACTTGGCCCGGGTATTCATCGACTACTTATCCAACAAGATTCCTCAATTACCGTGGGTAGATACTCCTTTGGACATCGAAACGTCCATTATTCAAGAGCAACTTTTTGAATTGAATTTGAGAGGTTGGTTTTCCACAGCATCTCAACCGGCCACAAACGCATGCCCCTCAAATGATAAAATCTTTGGCTGGGGACCTGCCAACGGAATTGTATATCAAAAGGCATTTGTGGAATTATTTGTCCCTAAACATGATTGGGACCAGAAGATTTTCCCGGCGTTGAAACCACAAATTGAAAATAAAACCATCACCTACTTCCTTGGGGACAATAAGGGACAGATTCAAACCAACTTATCTAATCACCAGAGTAAGTCTGCTGTAACTTGGGGAGTTTTCCCTCTGAAAgaaattttgcagccaacaTTAATTGACCTCGACTCATTTAAAGCCTGGAATGAGGAAGCGTTCCTTTTATGGCTCGAGTGGGCGAGATGCTACAAAAAGGCAACCAATACCTATAcgtttttgaacttcattTATGAAAACTACTACTTAGTGAGTTTGATCCATCATGATTTCGTCGATGAAAATGGCTTATGGGACTCGTTGTTGGATATCGAATAGCAATTAGAGCCCAAGCTATGAGTTTCTCATGGGACTCATAATTCGGGATTTTGTAAAATATTTATAGATTTCTCCACCAAGTTAGAATTCAATGCTTTGACCAACTCAGAACTCTCGTCTACTCCAATGTATTTACACACTTTTCGATCAACTAGCAAGGCCCCATTGGCCACCGTGGCTCCCAGGCTTATGATCAATTTGCCCCCGAGTTtaattggaattggaagagtGCTTCCTGTTCTTAGAAATGGAAGCTTGTCATTGTACTCATAAGCAAAGCAGTAGTTATCAAAGTTGTCCCTAAGGGTCAACTTATAGACACTCAGATCGAATAACAGCGTTGTTTCCATTAACCGGGCGTTATCATTGTCGGAAACATCGATTTCCCGAATAATGTGTTGGTTGGTGCCAGCACCTGATCTATTTAGCCTGTCGACACCCACCTCGTTAGGATCTTTATATTTCATCCATTCCTCCAATTTGGCTATTTTCAGCTTtgaaatatcatcaacatggATCACGTTAAATGCCACCGGTAAGCGGGTTTGATCTGACGGCTTATTAGCAAACTCCTGTGGATTGAATGCGTTCCTTTCTGGATTGCTCATGGATGCGTTAGGGTTTTGTGGGATGCGATTGCAACTTGTGCGACTGCATCTTCAATCGCATCTTGTGCTATGTCGTTGTTTGTAggagaagatgatgatactgaAACCGAGCTCCTCGCCCAAACAGAAGCTCATGTGGAAGTGCCGGTTCAGGAGCTCGAAAGGCTGCTACCGACCACGGCCTTAGAGCCAGATGTTTCAGAACTTCCTGAACCTATTAAGTTGAGCCTACCGCTCAAATATCAGCGAGAAATAGTCAGTGATTTGCTCGCCAAAGACGCGTTGCTTATTCTTGGGAAAGGCTTGGGGTGGGAGATTATAGTTGCCAATATCCTTTATATCTTAAACTTGTCGAATTTAAAGGACAAGCTTCCCAATCCACCTGCAAACCGCAAGAGCTTACTTATCTTGCTCAACGCTAATGAGGTTGAAAACCACAAAATTGCTGCTGATTTGCTTGAATTGCAAGCTTCTATGACTGTGGTAGGAGGAGAGTCCACGGTGGTAGACAAGAGACGACAAATCTACCAGAAGGGTGGAGTTGTGTCAATAACACTGAGAATCTTGGTAGTAGACTTGCTTTCAGAGGTCTTGAAGCCGGAGGAAATCAACGGGTTGTTTGTCCTCCATGCCGAGCGAATCAAGGAGACGTCGAATGAGTCGTTCATTGTGAACTTGTATCGTGACCAAAATGAGTGGGGGTTTATCAAAGCATTTTCTGATGATCCTGAGCTGTTCACTGGATTCACGCCATTAGCAAGTCGATTGCGGCACCTCAAGCTATCCAATACTCTTCTTTGGCCCCGATTTCATGTGGACGTCATTGAGTCCTTGAGCTTTAGACATAAAAAGTTTCACagagacttgaagacgGTGAATGAGATTAACATCAAGCTTTCGTATAAGATGACCAGAATCCAGTCGGCACTTTTAACTTGTATCGAGCAGTgtttgaaggagttgataCGACACTGCCAGCTGCTATCCACCGACTACTGGGATATAGAAAATCTATATGATCCAGACTTTGTACATCGGATTCGGAACCTGCTTGAATCTCATTGGCACCGATTGACCCAAACTCCCAAACTGTTGGTCTATGACCTTGGGTTCTTGAAGGGATTACTTCTGTCATTATTGACGAGGGACTCGTTGACGTTCTACCAGATTGTCCAGAGTGCGGTAGATGGTAACTTGAGGCGGTCAGTAAACACTTCAGGAACCATGAACCTAACATCGATGAGTCCGTGGTTGAACTCGGATGTGGCACCGACCATCACGTCATATGCCAAAGAAAGGGCTCTCGGAATGTCCAAATACGTAGGTAgtgatggagttgaatcCGTGGAGTATAACCTTGAACCTCTCCCCAAATGGATCGAGTTAAACAAACTTCTCAAAGAAATTGGTCCAAACTCCCGGATTTTGGTCATGGCATCAGACAGaatggttgttgaagagcttCAATGTCTTATTCAGAAATTTATAATGACAGGTGAGATAAATTCCAGAAGCTACATGGTTTCTAAGCTTAGAGGGTATTTGATGTGGAAAGAATTGAGTAAACTTCGAAGACAACTTAGTAACGATGTGAATGATGATGAGCAAGACGATATAGTTGTATCGAAGACATTCAAAAGAAGCAGAGAAAATGCCAGCATCCGAAGAAGAACGAGAGGTGCCTCATCAGTTGCGAATGTTAATAGGCTCTATTCGGTCGACGATAGCGACCGTAACCCTGAATCAGCTGATATAGATACCGCTGTTCTTGAGAAACTTGAGCTCGAAAATCAGGAGAATGAGCCAAAGGAATTTCTGAAAGCTCACGTCAAGCAGGAGCCTAATGAAAACGAGttagaagatgatgatttaATAatcattgatgaacaaaGGTACACTATAGAGGTTCAGTCGTTCAACTCAAAGACCGATGATACACTTCTTAACGAATTCAAACCCACGCATATCATCTTTTATGAGCCCAACCTTTCATTTATTCgaagagttgaaaattACCAAGGAGTGCATTTCAATGAACCTGCAAAGGTGTACATGATGTTCTATGGAACGTCAGCAGAGGAGCAACTGTCGTTGGTGCAAATGAAAAAGGAGAAGGAGGCGTTTACACGGTTAATTCGAGAAAAAGCCAACTTGAGCAAGCATTTCGAAACTAAGGAAGATACCAAGTTCACCATTACCAAAAAGCACGTTGTAAACACCAGGATTGCAGGAGGACAGAGATTCCAAACTGAGGATGACGAGTTCAGAGTCATAGTGGATGTTCGAGAATTCAATTCATCACTTCCAAACCTACTCTATCGTGTTGGTAGTAAAGTCATCCCGTGTATGTTGACCATTGGAGATTACATTTTAACTCCCAAGATCtgtgttgaaagaaaagcTATCCCTGATTTGATTGCGAGTTTTCAAAGTGGACGTCTATATAACCAGTGTGAACAGATGTCTAGATACTACGAACTTCCCGTCCTATTGATTGAATTCGATGAGGAAAAGTCGTTTTCTTTTGAACCTTTCAGCGAATCCCGTACAAGGCCAGGAGCTCCCGTCAGTAACAACACAAACCGGTTCCTCCAGGACCATATTCAGAACAAGATTACCATGTTACTCATCTCATTCCCCAAGCTCAAGATCATCTGGTCGTCTTCCCCATACCAAACTGCACAAATATTCATCGAATTGAAAGCAGGTGAAGAGGCTCCTGACATCACGCTGGCCATAAACAAAGGATTGAACTCGGATGAGCTGCCTGCCTTATACAACGAAGGAGCTATTGACTTGCTCCAAAGTATTCCTGGAATCAATGCTTCAAACTTCCACTTGATAATGAACCGAGTACGCAATATCGAGGAAATGGTCAAACTCACAAAACAAGATTTTTGCGATATCTTGGGAGAAGAAAACGGAGCTAAAGCCTAtaacttcatcaacagacTGGTTCGTCCGTAAATGTTGTACGTACGAAATATAAATTATAGCTTATGCAGGGTTTTCGCAGCCCTAAATAAATACGCGGAGTTGTGAAACATAAACAAAAACTTAAACTAAACCTTCTGAGACAACCACTATATCTCCTTCAAAACTCCCCTTAGTATCTTACCGCTAAGGAACGTGTGAAGCGAGCGTGGAATTCAGGACATGCAGAAAGTCAGAACCAGAAACACCAGCACTACCCAGACTGCGGTGCGCTATAAAGAGCTTGAGTTCAAGTATCTTTATTTTAAGATCCAGAAGCTCGTCAATCGTAAGGTTCAAATCAGCTTGAAGTATGAGCAATTGAAACAGCCAGAAATAAACTTGACACTTATAAAGCCCATTGTCACGAAGATTGTGGCTCTTGCCAGTAACACTAGTTTGGGGCCTAAAATCCGAGGGAATTATGGTAGTACCATGCTGGAGTTCCGTGCTGCTCTTGAAAACAAGGTGTCGGTGATGGTGATTCACATACTTATGGTATTGAGGTACGAGTTTTTGATCCAAAGCGACGCCAATTTAATTGTGTacgacttgttgatgaccaAAGCAACAGTGTGTGAGCTATTGGCAATCCGAATTTACCGTGAGTACAAAGCGTTTGATCGGGTGCAATTACTCTTTGTGGatccattgaagaagttcaccaccttggagttggtggttttgaccaagtccaaaaagtTTCTTTCCCAACCCATAATTGTGAAGATTCTTGAGAAGTTCTACAATGGAGAGCTTATCATGCAAGAATTGTCCGATACCAAGAACGAAGAGCTGACGTTTTTGAGGGAGCAAATCACCAACTACAACTATCTGCGGGCATCATTAACTAAGATCAATGACCGTTCACGAATAGTGCCAAAGTACCAATCACTagtgatcaacttgaaaaacttaATTCTCACAATGTTGCACGTAATGATCATCGTGAATCAGCATAAGAATCTTGTTCCAAGCGATGTGCTAGAATTTGTGTTCTACTGTATTGGACTTCACTTGAACTACGAGTTTTTTCTCAAATTACTTTCAATTCAGCACAAGTTCCTTCGTAAGATCCTTTGGTTCTATATGGATTTTGCAATCATCATGTTGATAGacatcaatatcatcttgaaggtgCTATCGGTATTTGGATACgtttcaaattcatcatACTTTCAGACCTTTAGCATTCTTTCCATTCTTCTCATTCCACGAAACCTATCcatgttcaacaactacCGGTTTTTCAGTCTAATTATATTGGGGTTCCGTCGGATGATATCAAACATTGCAGGTTTATTCTGCTTATTCTTTTCACTAATAATTGCCTTCTACATCACCTTTATTTCCATTAACTTTAATCGGTCCAACTCCATGATTGCCTTCGATCTTTTGCAAATTTTCTTCGGGTTTACTCCTGCTGTTTGGACCAACTGGGACACTTACTCGCCCCTTGGAAAGGTGATTCAAATCGGatacttgtttttgagCCAGTTCATCATTTCCACCATCTTGGCCATTGTTCTTTCCGAGTCCTTTTCAGAGATTTCTCA
Above is a window of Yamadazyma tenuis chromosome 1, complete sequence DNA encoding:
- the RAD16 gene encoding DNA repair protein RAD16 (COG:L; EggNog:ENOG503NWVW; BUSCO:EOG09260AZK) — translated: MSLFVGEDDDTETELLAQTEAHVEVPVQELERSLPTTALEPDVSELPEPIKLSLPLKYQREIVSDLLAKDALLILGKGLGWEIIVANILYILNLSNLKDKLPNPPANRKSLLILLNANEVENHKIAADLLELQASMTVVGGESTVVDKRRQIYQKGGVVSITSRILVVDLLSEVLKPEEINGLFVLHAERIKETSNESFIVNLYRDQNEWGFIKAFSDDPESFTGFTPLASRLRHLKLSNTLLWPRFHVDVIESLSFRHKKFHRDLKTVNEINIKLSYKMTRIQSALLTCIEQCLKELIRHCQSLSTDYWDIENLYDPDFVHRIRNSLESHWHRLTQTPKSLVYDLGFLKGLLSSLLTRDSLTFYQIVQSAVDGNLRRSVNTSGTMNLTSMSPWLNSDVAPTITSYAKERALGMSKYVGSDGVESVEYNLEPLPKWIELNKLLKEIGPNSRILVMASDRMVVEELQCLIQKFIMTGEINSRSYMVSKLRGYLMWKELSKLRRQLSNDVNDDEQDDIVVSKTFKRSRENASIRRRTRGASSVANVNRLYSVDDSDRNPESADIDTAVLEKLELENQENEPKEFSKAHVKQEPNENELEDDDLIIIDEQRYTIEVQSFNSKTDDTLLNEFKPTHIIFYEPNLSFIRRVENYQGVHFNEPAKVYMMFYGTSAEEQSSLVQMKKEKEAFTRLIREKANLSKHFETKEDTKFTITKKHVVNTRIAGGQRFQTEDDEFRVIVDVREFNSSLPNLLYRVGSKVIPCMLTIGDYILTPKICVERKAIPDLIASFQSGRLYNQCEQMSRYYELPVLLIEFDEEKSFSFEPFSESRTRPGAPVSNNTNRFLQDHIQNKITMLLISFPKLKIIWSSSPYQTAQIFIELKAGEEAPDITSAINKGLNSDESPALYNEGAIDLLQSIPGINASNFHLIMNRVRNIEEMVKLTKQDFCDILGEENGAKAYNFINRSVRP
- the MET12 gene encoding methylenetetrahydrofolate reductase 1 (COG:E; EggNog:ENOG503NVAK), which gives rise to MGILELLFGLWLATTVMAFACDAEKIAKYDFQSIKGVYSAVQSKKTPPSVSETTWSLGICDRISDIPECKDSELCGTTRVTLDGETFVTQVIKVHDVAAQFLPILKSKSQSGIADKDNGGVRAEYNNIKWGDQRVKVSASFMCPGIDYVGDLDSLSLSSFSNTEVKLEMYTKAACANKQPHKHKADDGESWGWFTWIFIFFVLFLSIYIIGGAWFQYNKGNSIDFQTALKEVVENFVDVIKGLPIFVKEIIEKFTGNANRVANIDQGKFVSFEFFPPKTDAGFRNLLARLSRMKALNPLFITITWGAGGSTSEKSLELAAICQKQLGITTVLHLTCTNTNKEIIDAALVQAKKNGIRNILALRGDVPRTEEYWTPNCDFLSATDLVKYIRSQHGKEFCVGVAGYPEGHVDGSDYTNQNPEKDIPYLIEKVQAGADYIITQLFYDVDKFVKYHQLLKSYDELKDLLVIPGLLPINTFNSFKKATKLSHATIPQSILDRVSRHKLNDDEVKAVGIKILNEIIAEVSEKTDIKGFHFYTLNLEKAAASIIETSSVLQDGLKVRDDIAESDEEIEIEIPQKSFKRRQSSVSSGVDPKPHFKSLIAISKGKGQMGKDANWDDFPNGRFGDSNSPAYGEIDGYGPNLKVESSEKAVELWTTPESTLDLARVFIDYLSNKIPQLPWVDTPLDIETSIIQEQLFELNLRGWFSTASQPATNACPSNDKIFGWGPANGIVYQKAFVELFVPKHDWDQKIFPALKPQIENKTITYFLGDNKGQIQTNLSNHQSKSAVTWGVFPSKEILQPTLIDLDSFKAWNEEAFLLWLEWARCYKKATNTYTFLNFIYENYYLVSLIHHDFVDENGLWDSLLDIE
- a CDS encoding uncharacterized protein (COG:S; EggNog:ENOG503P6NE), translating into MSNPERNAFNPQEFANKPSDQTRLPVAFNVIHVDDISKSKIAKLEEWMKYKDPNEVGVDRLNRSGAGTNQHIIREIDVSDNDNARLMETTSLFDSSVYKLTLRDNFDNYCFAYEYNDKLPFLRTGSTLPIPIKLGGKLIISSGATVANGALLVDRKVCKYIGVDESSELVKALNSNLVEKSINILQNPEL